In Primulina eburnea isolate SZY01 chromosome 5, ASM2296580v1, whole genome shotgun sequence, a single window of DNA contains:
- the LOC140831513 gene encoding uncharacterized protein, translated as MHQFVQFCQQNQQRPHDQAQGHHLEANDRALERFFRFKPPNFEGKPDACQAESWLSKINKIFSILNYPEEQKVNFSNYLFEEAAHNWWRTVEHKWTKNHTPKTWENFLQEFEALRVEEDIKTLLKKEEEEKKIGKSSLFEDNRKRKFEKRTQPVKQGEVVKGKVPRNNNKKCGYCGLPNHKEEKCWRKGGKCLICGSEQHRIQDCPKKSQKTQPTTKPKIPARAYALLGNQEEEVDPTVVVEGIVTILSSAAKTLFDPGATHSFISKVFVHKLPLLFEQLPYSFEICSPLGTTMITDIIYRNCPLKFQEKEYLADLIELPIKNYDIILGMDWLYRHQAQLNCYTKEVYL; from the exons atgcatcaaTTTGTGCAGTTTTGTCAGCAAAATCAACAACGACCTCATGATCAAGCTCAAGGACATCACCTTGAGGCGAATGATAGAGCTCTTGAGAGATTTTTTAGATTCAAACCGccaaattttgaaggaaaaccaGATGCTTGTCAAGCAGAATCTTGGCTaagcaaaatcaacaaaatattcTCTATTCTCAATTATCCTGAAGAACAAAAGGTAAATTTTTCCAATTACTTATTTGAGGAAGCAGCTCATAACTGGTGGCGTACAGTGGAACATAAGTGGACAAAGAATCACACCCCAAAAACATGGGAAAATTTTCTGCAAGAGTTCGAAG CCCTACGAGTGGAAGAAGACATCAAGACACTTCTTAAAAAAgaggaagaagaaaagaaaattggGAAGTCCAGCCTTTTTGAGGATAACCggaaaagaaaatttgaaaagagAACACAACCAGTCAAGCAAGGAGAAGTTGTTAAAggaaaagttccaagaaacAACAATAAAAAGTGTGGATATTGTGGATTACCAAATCACAAAGAAGAAAAGTGCTGGAGAAAAGGTGGGAAATGTCTTATTTGCGGAAGTGAGCAACATCGTATtcaagattgtccaaaaaaatCGCAAAAGACTCAACCCACAACAAAGCCAAAGATACCTGCTCGAGCCTATGCCCTCTTAGGAAACCAAGAGGAGGAAGTTGACCCCACTGTAGTCGTAGAAGGTATTGTTACCATATTATCCAGTGCTGCAAAAACTTTATTTGATCCAggagctactcattcttttatctcAAAAGTTTTTGTACATAAATTACCACTGTTATTTGAGCAGCTACCATATAGCTTCGAAATTTGCTCACCTTTAGGGACAACGATGATTACTGACATCATTTACAGAAACTGTCCCTTAAAAttccaagaaaaagaatatcTAGCAGATTTGATTGAATTACCTATCAAAAACTATGATATtattcttggaatggactggttGTATAGACACCAAGCCCAGCTCAATTGCTACACAAAAGAAGTTTATCTTTAA
- the LOC140831514 gene encoding uncharacterized protein, which yields MAPYEALYGRKCRSPLNWDMDEWRGTKNGQERAIRPDIIQEAMDKIQLIRQRIQTAQSRQKNYADKRRKDLEFEVGDFVLLNVSPRKRIKRTEKKVKFHPRFVGPFEVIEQIDTVAYRLSLPENISGIHNVFHVSQLRKCKAQLVDHQQIDLEENLTYEEQPVKILDQRIKELRGRPIQLIKVLWKNHNIEEATWETEKDMRCQYPHLFQ from the coding sequence atggCGCCATATGAAGCattatatggaagaaaatgtcgcTCTCCTCTTAACTGGGATATGGATGAATGGAGAGGCACAAAGAATGGACAAGAAAGAGCAATCAGACCTGACATTATACAAGAAGCTATGGACAAAATACAACTTATCAGGCAACGAATACAAACAGCCCAAAGTCGACAGAAGAATTATGCAGATAAAAGGCGGAAAGATTTGGAATTTGAAGTCGGAGATTTCGTATTACTAAATGTATCACCAAGAAAAAGAATCAAGCGTACTGAAAAGAAGGTAAAGTTCCATCCTCGATTTGTTGGACCCTTTGAAGTGATAGAACAAATAGACACTGTGGCTTATCGTCTATCTCTACCTGAAAATATCTCTGGTATACATAACGTATTCCACGTATCACAATTAAGGAAATGCAAAGCTCAATTAGTTGACCACCAGCAGATAGATCTGGAAGAAAATCTAACATATGAAGAACAACCTGTGAAGATTTTGGACCAAAGAATAAAGGAACTTCGTGGTCGACCAATTCAGTTGATAAAAGTCTTATGGAAAAACCACAACATTGAAGAAGCAACGTGGGAAACAGAGAAAGATATGAGATGTCAATATCCTCATTTATTCCAATAA